Within the Phycodurus eques isolate BA_2022a chromosome 15, UOR_Pequ_1.1, whole genome shotgun sequence genome, the region AGGGTACTTTCagtccgttacaatgatctaaatgtcgcttgctacttttatttcatccatccatccattttctgagccgcttctcctcactagggtcgcgggcgtgctggagcctatcccagctattatcgggcaggtggcggggtacaccctgaactggttgccagccaatcacagggcacatacgcacaaacaaccattcgcacgcacagtcacacctacgggcaatttagagtctccaattaatgcatgtttttgggatgtgggaggaaaccggagtgcccggagaaaacccacgcaggcacggggagaacatgcaaactccacacaggcggggccggggattgaacccgggtcctcagaactgtgaggctgacgctctaaccagtcgtccaccgtgccgccacttttaGTTCAATTATAGCTTATTTATCAGCTATTTCGTGTGTGAtgctacgacttcgacttccgcattgggcgctgtttgcgtcaTCCAGTTTAACCGCTAGTTAGGTTTTAAgtttagttcaccaatcaaacaacacaagaaaggGCTTCCCGGACATAGGTATTCACACTAGCTCAGCCTGCCCCGCTGatcgtcgtgtgtgtgtgtgtgtgtgtgtgtgtgtggcggccatgttgggaaggtcgtcgttaccatgaaggcaatgacgcgctactcttgtttacatttagacaaacaaaaacaacagctttcagttattgtagtatttgtctggtactgtctgcccaaacgtggatgtGTCAACCCACTTATAAATTGAGAAAACAcggtgcagtaaattgcagatgtttttctgtAGTTTTGACCGTggacacacttacacacacacacacacacacacacacacagcaacatcagaatttataaattcacatcttattttgtatttttttattttatttaattgatggTCATGCTATGGTAacaaaaatcagaagttactcactatttactcagtatttgagtaataatttcactacgtactttttactcttaagtatatatatattttttaggtgaaattaaattaaaggtTAAAGTCTGCAGATAAAGTACATCtcctttgtttcatttcaaactgcCAAACTGTGGCTACCCCATGACAGGGAAAAGGTGAAAGTCACTTATGAGTGTCTGTTCCCTTGTGTTTTGCAGACATCAATGAAGATCTTTGCCCTGAGCCCCGTCACATTAAAAAGGAAGTGGAGGACGAAGAGGTCCcccacatcaaagaggaggaggaggaggaggatatcaCCAAGTTGTCATTGATTGGTGTCCTTTTGAAGTGTGAAGATAAAGGTAAAAGTGAGGAGGACAGAGGGGCGgggcctccaagcagcagctcaagtcagcacatgacaacagaaggtgatggagaccactgtggaggatcacaagcagataGCCTCTTAGCCCCACTGTCGGATGACGACATAACTTCACAATCTCCTGACGCTGATGATGAACGCTTTCAAGGCGATATGACATGTCACGCTGACGACAAACCCTGGggatgttctcagtgtgggaaaactttCACTTATAAGAGGGGTTTGAGACAacacatgagaatacacactggagaaaaaccttttgcctgctcagtttgtggtcaaagattctacaataaaacaaacttgggaaatcacacaagaacacacactagGGAGAAACCCTttccctgctcagtttgcgaTCAAAGATTTTCTCTTAAGACCAACTTGGAAAatcacacacgaacacacactggtgagaaacctttttcctgctcagtttgtggccaaagattctctcagcaGGGAGCCTTACTATATCactcaagaacacacactggggtgAAACCCTTTTCCTGCGCAGTTTGTGGTCACAGATTCTATAGAATGGgagacttaaaaatacacacaagaacacacaccggggagaaacctttttcctgctcagtttgtgacaaaagattctCTCGCAAGGGTCACTTACAAACACACataagaacccacactggtgagaaaccttttgcttgctc harbors:
- the LOC133414242 gene encoding gastrula zinc finger protein XlCGF8.2DB-like; the protein is MCARRTADYGEERWGPKEEDEPQRQILDAAFEEPRFGLRTADINEDLCPEPRHIKKEVEDEEVPHIKEEEEEEDITKLSLIGVLLKCEDKGKSEEDRGAGPPSSSSSQHMTTEGDGDHCGGSQADSLLAPLSDDDITSQSPDADDERFQGDMTCHADDKPWGCSQCGKTFTYKRGLRQHMRIHTGEKPFACSVCGQRFYNKTNLGNHTRTHTREKPFPCSVCDQRFSLKTNLENHTRTHTGEKPFSCSVCGQRFSQQGALLYHSRTHTGVKPFSCAVCGHRFYRMGDLKIHTRTHTGEKPFSCSVCDKRFSRKGHLQTHIRTHTGEKPFACSVCGYRSSEKGKLRRHTKTHTREKLNSCSVCGQKISKKGKLKKHNCVGENRDDQ